Proteins encoded together in one Exiguobacterium sp. BMC-KP window:
- a CDS encoding tetratricopeptide repeat protein: MTQTVTAHSHELKSHVAEVALLEALTSDTEENVRIAATERLRVLVPSHPLLNIATAYSLYFKNELTQARRLIEETHQQIGEHVQGYILLGIISEEEGYMHEAEQFFLSAITRFPEEPTGHRSLAVHYNHRQYYGESAVHAFTYLKKIGASGIDTLMAIDSIQQLDGHSIDMLETLYALIIGVSHHDKTAVFHATASTNQGIQYEMLHSALREDSDEELYTQLDERLSNMLEHGLYAAVYDDSEEKIYRHIFRDMCRDMTIRHAGWRAYPDYIRLRLLYFKQLLLRD; the protein is encoded by the coding sequence ATGACACAAACTGTAACCGCCCATTCCCATGAACTTAAGAGTCACGTCGCTGAAGTTGCGTTACTCGAAGCACTGACATCCGATACAGAAGAGAACGTACGGATTGCCGCAACCGAACGCTTACGTGTTCTTGTCCCATCCCATCCATTGCTCAACATTGCGACAGCCTACTCCCTTTATTTCAAGAACGAACTCACGCAAGCGCGCCGACTTATTGAAGAGACACACCAACAAATCGGTGAGCACGTTCAAGGGTATATTCTTCTTGGGATCATCAGTGAAGAGGAAGGATATATGCACGAAGCGGAACAGTTTTTCTTATCGGCCATCACACGGTTCCCTGAAGAGCCGACAGGACACCGCTCCCTTGCCGTCCATTACAATCATCGTCAATATTATGGTGAATCAGCTGTTCATGCGTTTACATACTTAAAGAAAATTGGTGCATCTGGAATCGATACGCTGATGGCTATTGATTCCATCCAACAACTGGACGGTCATTCGATCGACATGTTGGAAACACTCTATGCGTTAATCATCGGTGTATCTCATCACGATAAAACAGCCGTCTTTCATGCAACCGCTTCTACCAATCAAGGCATTCAGTATGAGATGCTACATTCTGCCTTACGAGAAGACAGCGATGAGGAGCTTTACACTCAGCTCGATGAGCGACTTTCCAATATGCTCGAACACGGCTTATACGCAGCTGTTTATGATGATTCTGAAGAAAAAATCTATCGACATATTTTCCGTGACATGTGTCGGGATATGACTATTCGTCATGCAGGATGGCGCGCGTATCCGGACTACATTCGACTACGTTTGCTCTATTTTAAACAATTGTTGCTACGTGATTAA
- the ald gene encoding alanine dehydrogenase, whose product MIIGVLKEIKNNENRVALTPAGVAALHAQGHRVVIESMAGMGSGFTNEEYVKAGAEIIATAAEVWATAELALKVKEPIASEYQYFRPDLTLFTYLHLAAEPELTRALVDSNITAIAYETVEKNRTLPLLTPMSEVAGRMASQIGAQFLEKPHGGMGILLAGVPGVRRGKVTVIGGGVVGTNAAKLAVGLGADVTIIDVSPERLRQLDDIFGNSINTLISNPYTIAEAVAESDLVIGAVLIPGAKAPKLVTADMVKRMKPGAVIVDVAIDQGGIFETVDRISTHDDPTYEKFGVVHYAVANMPGAVPRTSTLALTNATLPYVLELANKGTHRALAENDALEKGLNVAQGFVTYEAVARDLGYTYKSVEDVLHLHA is encoded by the coding sequence ATGATCATTGGAGTATTAAAAGAAATTAAAAATAACGAAAACCGTGTTGCATTAACACCTGCCGGGGTAGCAGCGTTACATGCACAAGGACACCGTGTCGTCATTGAATCAATGGCAGGTATGGGGAGTGGCTTCACGAACGAAGAGTACGTCAAAGCGGGTGCTGAAATCATCGCAACCGCTGCTGAAGTCTGGGCAACCGCTGAACTTGCTTTAAAAGTCAAAGAACCAATTGCTTCTGAGTACCAATACTTCCGTCCAGATCTGACATTATTTACGTATCTCCATCTAGCTGCTGAGCCAGAACTGACACGTGCACTCGTTGACTCGAACATCACAGCAATCGCTTATGAAACAGTCGAGAAGAACCGCACACTGCCATTGTTAACACCAATGAGTGAAGTAGCAGGACGTATGGCATCGCAAATCGGTGCACAGTTCTTAGAAAAACCACACGGTGGTATGGGAATCTTGCTTGCTGGCGTCCCTGGCGTCCGTCGTGGAAAAGTAACAGTCATCGGCGGTGGTGTTGTCGGAACGAATGCTGCGAAACTCGCTGTTGGTCTCGGCGCAGATGTCACGATCATCGACGTCAGTCCAGAACGTCTTCGCCAGCTTGATGATATCTTCGGTAACTCAATCAACACATTGATTTCAAACCCGTACACGATTGCTGAAGCAGTCGCTGAAAGTGATCTTGTCATCGGGGCTGTCTTGATTCCAGGCGCTAAAGCACCGAAACTCGTCACTGCCGATATGGTGAAACGCATGAAGCCGGGTGCTGTCATCGTTGACGTCGCTATCGACCAAGGCGGTATCTTCGAAACGGTCGATCGTATCTCAACGCACGATGATCCAACGTATGAAAAATTCGGTGTTGTTCATTACGCTGTTGCAAACATGCCTGGTGCCGTTCCACGTACGTCTACACTGGCATTGACGAACGCAACACTTCCTTATGTTCTTGAACTCGCAAACAAAGGCACACATCGTGCACTTGCTGAAAATGATGCTCTTGAAAAAGGATTGAATGTCGCACAAGGATTCGTCACTTATGAAGCGGTCGCACGCGATCTCGGATACACGTATAAATCCGTGGAAGATGTTCTTCACCTTCACGCATAA
- a CDS encoding PucR family transcriptional regulator, producing the protein MLEASYHSLDDLAEAIGIALNAPITIEDRNHRLLAYSTHTADTDPARVATIIGRRVPESVIDQLWKDEVIQSLATQDEPLIISARTGVGLNDRVAIAIKQDSEILGYIWSIARSTPFTSSELADLKKGALLAQRQLLAIDMQKKRKEEQTEQFFFELLHEELSESEIMKMFSKLHVAPPGISRLTVIRFSEAITPRLADRLRYLLTIQQTVRPLLYAYDETDFILWISTNDRDAEQERLQFDAFIQSFRQLLAERFDYTDFVAASSEVFTGVQAIPERYEEAGIVLRLKDAFPFELKNVTRYERLGLFQLLPIFSERLRRRTVRLEEIERLRAYDVKHASSLCETLEWFLHYDGNVKQVASHLHVHPNTILYRMRRIEEEAGIRMESLPERSLLYLYLKADRYPL; encoded by the coding sequence ATGTTAGAAGCTTCATATCATTCCTTAGATGACTTAGCAGAAGCGATCGGCATCGCGTTGAATGCCCCGATTACGATTGAAGATCGGAACCATCGCCTCCTTGCCTATAGCACGCATACTGCTGACACGGACCCCGCTCGTGTCGCAACGATCATCGGTCGCCGGGTACCGGAATCAGTCATCGATCAACTTTGGAAAGACGAGGTCATCCAAAGTCTCGCAACACAAGATGAACCGCTCATCATTTCAGCACGTACTGGTGTCGGACTGAATGACCGGGTCGCCATTGCCATTAAACAAGATTCTGAAATTCTAGGCTATATCTGGTCAATTGCGCGAAGCACTCCGTTTACCTCGTCGGAATTAGCGGATTTAAAAAAAGGAGCTCTGCTTGCACAACGTCAGTTACTCGCAATCGACATGCAGAAAAAACGAAAGGAAGAGCAGACGGAACAATTCTTCTTCGAGTTATTACACGAAGAACTGTCCGAGTCGGAGATCATGAAGATGTTTTCTAAGCTTCATGTTGCACCACCCGGAATTAGCCGTTTAACAGTCATTCGTTTTTCAGAAGCGATCACACCACGGCTTGCCGATCGTCTTCGCTATTTATTAACGATCCAGCAGACGGTCCGTCCGTTACTTTACGCGTATGATGAAACAGATTTTATCTTGTGGATCAGCACAAATGACCGTGATGCAGAACAAGAGCGTCTGCAATTCGACGCCTTCATTCAGTCCTTCCGCCAATTGCTCGCGGAGCGTTTTGATTACACAGATTTCGTTGCAGCAAGTAGCGAAGTATTCACTGGTGTCCAGGCGATCCCAGAACGCTATGAAGAGGCCGGCATCGTCTTACGTTTGAAAGACGCCTTTCCATTTGAGCTGAAGAACGTGACCCGTTATGAACGCCTCGGCTTGTTTCAACTTTTACCGATTTTCTCAGAACGTCTGCGACGCCGAACGGTTCGTCTCGAAGAAATCGAACGACTGCGTGCTTACGATGTCAAACATGCCTCTTCTTTATGTGAGACATTAGAGTGGTTTCTTCATTATGACGGGAACGTTAAACAAGTCGCCTCTCATCTCCATGTTCATCCGAATACGATCCTCTATCGGATGCGACGAATCGAGGAGGAAGCCGGTATTCGAATGGAATCCTTACCTGAACGCTCCTTACTTTATTTGTATCTTAAAGCAGACCGATATCCTTTGTGA
- a CDS encoding alanine/glycine:cation symporter family protein produces the protein MDVLRMISAWVWGIPSMVLLVGTGVYFTIRLRGLQFRRLKQAFQLSVQKSGQGEGEISSFQMLMTSLAATIGNGNIAGIAVALTMGGPGAVFWMWIIGLIGMATKYAESLLAILFRSRNERGEAVSGPMYYIEKGLGPKFKILAVLFAVFGLIASFGVGNTVQANAMATVLEQSFHVPLLLFGILLAIAVYVSIRGGLERVSAISTIFVPIMSLLYIGAACVLLVLKVDQILPALGLIFEYAFQPLAPAGAFTGVSIMMAMQVGVARGIFTNEAGLGTAALIAGSAKSERPVEQGLISMTSTFIVTLIVCTMTALVLLTTGFWDPSGGLHSGMTHDASLSGAALTATAFASVLGSFGEWTVAFSVFFFGYSTIIGWYVYGEKCLEYLSGTTRFNEGYRVFFALAACYGAVAQLEPLWLVADIANGLMMIPNLIGMLFLSHLVIEQTRNYERAGHKRVA, from the coding sequence ATGGATGTGTTACGTATGATATCAGCTTGGGTCTGGGGGATTCCAAGTATGGTGTTATTAGTAGGAACGGGAGTTTACTTTACGATTCGCTTGCGTGGTCTTCAGTTTCGACGATTGAAACAAGCGTTTCAATTGTCTGTTCAAAAATCAGGGCAGGGAGAAGGAGAGATTAGTAGCTTTCAGATGTTGATGACGTCCCTAGCGGCGACGATCGGGAACGGAAACATCGCAGGAATCGCAGTCGCCTTGACGATGGGCGGACCAGGTGCGGTCTTTTGGATGTGGATCATTGGGTTGATCGGAATGGCAACAAAATATGCGGAAAGCCTCCTTGCTATTCTCTTTAGAAGTCGAAATGAACGAGGCGAAGCTGTCAGTGGACCGATGTATTACATCGAGAAGGGACTGGGACCTAAATTTAAAATCCTTGCCGTTTTGTTTGCGGTATTTGGTTTGATTGCATCATTTGGTGTCGGAAATACAGTGCAAGCGAATGCGATGGCAACGGTGCTTGAGCAATCGTTCCATGTGCCGTTGTTATTGTTCGGTATTTTACTCGCAATTGCGGTCTATGTATCGATTCGTGGTGGGCTTGAACGCGTCAGTGCGATCTCGACGATTTTCGTTCCGATCATGAGCTTGCTTTATATTGGAGCAGCGTGTGTTCTTTTAGTATTAAAGGTGGATCAGATTTTGCCAGCTTTAGGCCTAATCTTTGAATACGCGTTCCAGCCACTTGCGCCAGCAGGTGCTTTTACGGGTGTGTCGATTATGATGGCGATGCAAGTCGGTGTAGCACGTGGGATTTTTACGAACGAAGCAGGACTCGGGACAGCAGCCTTGATTGCCGGATCCGCAAAAAGTGAACGCCCAGTTGAGCAAGGATTGATCTCAATGACGAGTACCTTCATCGTGACCTTGATCGTCTGTACGATGACGGCACTCGTCCTTCTGACGACAGGATTTTGGGACCCATCCGGTGGCTTACATTCAGGTATGACACATGACGCGAGTCTTTCTGGGGCAGCACTTACGGCAACTGCCTTTGCGAGTGTCCTTGGATCATTTGGAGAATGGACCGTTGCTTTCTCGGTCTTCTTCTTCGGTTATTCGACGATCATCGGTTGGTATGTCTACGGAGAAAAATGTTTAGAGTACTTGAGCGGTACGACACGCTTCAACGAAGGCTATCGTGTGTTCTTTGCGCTTGCAGCTTGTTACGGTGCCGTTGCTCAACTTGAACCATTATGGCTCGTAGCAGATATTGCGAACGGGTTGATGATGATTCCGAACTTGATCGGGATGTTATTCTTATCGCACCTAGTCATTGAACAAACGCGCAACTACGAACGGGCGGGTCACAAGCGAGTCGCCTGA
- a CDS encoding sulfite exporter TauE/SafE family protein, whose amino-acid sequence MDLAFYYFLILGFFIGIISGFFGIGGGIILTPLLLILGYAPSVAIATSLMLTLGSTVSGTISHLRLKNVVWRDSLVVGGVGIIGSTIATPLVLRLEAVNGAHLVISIVYIGLLLYFANKFLRPKSTTGEQTGWKNRYLALAFTGLFAGFISSLLGVSGGFIITPLLVGIVGYELKRAVGTSIASALLIVLSGLVNYTVASTNIDILVGIMLIIGALLGAPIGAKQLTHFESPFVKKYLGIFYLTVAISVLFEVLGWNVASLSVLIALSLIFLLTLLIYSRRRTNG is encoded by the coding sequence ATGGATCTCGCTTTTTATTATTTCTTAATCCTCGGATTTTTCATTGGTATCATCTCCGGATTTTTCGGAATTGGTGGTGGTATTATCTTGACGCCACTATTACTCATTTTAGGATATGCACCGAGTGTCGCAATCGCGACCAGCCTCATGCTGACCCTCGGATCAACCGTTTCGGGTACAATCTCTCACTTACGCCTCAAAAATGTCGTCTGGCGTGACAGTCTCGTCGTTGGTGGCGTCGGAATCATCGGTTCGACGATCGCGACACCACTTGTCCTTCGTCTAGAGGCTGTTAACGGCGCCCATCTCGTCATCTCGATCGTTTATATTGGACTCTTACTCTATTTCGCGAATAAATTCTTACGTCCGAAATCTACGACAGGTGAACAGACGGGTTGGAAAAATCGTTATCTCGCTCTTGCCTTCACTGGTTTGTTCGCCGGATTCATCTCTTCCCTCCTCGGTGTCAGTGGTGGATTCATCATCACACCGTTACTCGTCGGAATCGTTGGTTATGAGTTGAAGCGTGCGGTCGGAACGAGTATTGCATCCGCGTTACTGATTGTTCTATCGGGACTCGTCAATTATACGGTGGCAAGTACGAACATCGATATTCTCGTCGGTATCATGCTGATCATCGGAGCGTTGCTCGGAGCACCAATTGGAGCGAAGCAGTTGACGCACTTCGAAAGTCCTTTTGTCAAAAAGTACCTCGGTATCTTCTATTTGACGGTTGCGATCAGCGTCTTATTTGAAGTCCTCGGCTGGAACGTCGCTTCACTTTCCGTCCTCATTGCACTCAGTTTGATCTTCTTACTAACACTCCTCATCTACAGCCGTCGTCGTACGAATGGATGA
- a CDS encoding solute symporter family protein — translation MNYTAVALFSAIVGLTLVITYFAARKTKTANDFYTADGGLTGAQNGMAIAGDYMSAASFLGIAGMIALAGFDGFFYSIGFLVAYLVVLYLVAEPLRNLGKYTMADMIAARFNASKVRGVAAMNSIAISIFYMIAQLVGAGALIELLLGIPYTTSVIIVGILMTVYVVFGGMTATSWVQIIKAILLMAGTAVISFMVFAKFDFSIFKMFSEVKQATPLGDSFLNPGNKFKLPLDTISLNLALVLGTAGLPHILIRFFTVKDAPTARKSVVYATWIIGAFYILTIFLGFGAAAFVGSDDIIAANAAGNMAAPLLAQALGGDLLFAFVAAVAFATILAVVAGLVLSAASAFAHDFYSHILRKGQATEKEQMTAARLASIAVALISMVLALFAQSMNVAFLVSLAFAVAASANLPVILLTIFWRRFNTGGAVTGMVVGLFSSLILVALSPNLWAVDGSALFIGEALFPLTNPGIVSIPLGFLGAIVGTLLTKSNEVAGNFERIIVKANTGIDAATEVAASKE, via the coding sequence ATGAATTATACTGCCGTTGCCTTATTCTCGGCGATCGTCGGTTTGACGCTCGTCATTACATACTTTGCTGCTCGCAAAACAAAGACAGCTAACGATTTTTATACAGCAGACGGTGGACTTACTGGTGCGCAAAACGGAATGGCGATTGCCGGTGACTATATGTCAGCCGCCTCGTTCCTCGGGATTGCCGGGATGATTGCCTTAGCTGGCTTCGATGGATTCTTTTACTCAATCGGCTTCCTCGTTGCTTATCTCGTCGTCTTATACCTCGTCGCTGAACCACTTCGGAACCTCGGGAAGTATACGATGGCAGACATGATTGCTGCTCGTTTCAACGCTTCAAAAGTTCGCGGCGTCGCGGCTATGAACTCGATCGCGATCTCGATTTTTTACATGATTGCGCAACTTGTCGGTGCAGGTGCCTTGATTGAATTGTTATTAGGGATTCCTTACACAACGAGTGTCATCATCGTTGGGATCTTGATGACGGTCTACGTCGTCTTCGGTGGCATGACCGCTACGTCATGGGTACAAATCATCAAAGCGATCCTGCTGATGGCAGGAACAGCCGTCATCTCATTCATGGTGTTCGCGAAGTTTGATTTCTCAATCTTCAAGATGTTCTCAGAAGTCAAACAAGCCACGCCACTCGGGGACTCATTCTTAAATCCCGGTAATAAATTCAAGTTGCCACTGGATACGATTTCATTAAATCTCGCGCTCGTTCTCGGAACAGCCGGATTGCCACATATCTTAATTCGTTTCTTTACCGTTAAAGATGCTCCGACAGCTCGTAAGTCCGTCGTGTATGCGACATGGATCATCGGTGCCTTTTATATCTTGACAATTTTCCTCGGTTTTGGTGCCGCCGCATTCGTCGGTTCTGACGATATCATTGCTGCGAATGCCGCTGGTAACATGGCTGCGCCACTTCTTGCGCAAGCACTTGGTGGCGATTTACTCTTTGCGTTCGTCGCTGCAGTCGCCTTTGCGACGATCCTCGCGGTTGTGGCAGGACTGGTCTTATCCGCTGCGTCTGCCTTTGCTCATGACTTCTATAGTCATATCCTACGTAAAGGACAAGCGACGGAAAAAGAACAGATGACAGCAGCACGTCTCGCTTCCATCGCCGTTGCCTTGATTTCGATGGTACTGGCATTGTTCGCACAATCGATGAACGTCGCGTTCCTCGTTTCACTTGCTTTTGCTGTCGCAGCAAGTGCCAACTTACCAGTCATTCTCTTAACGATCTTCTGGCGCCGTTTCAATACTGGCGGAGCAGTCACAGGTATGGTCGTTGGGTTATTCTCTTCACTGATTCTCGTCGCACTCAGTCCAAATCTTTGGGCAGTCGACGGTTCAGCCTTGTTCATCGGGGAAGCCCTCTTCCCACTGACGAATCCAGGAATCGTCTCCATCCCTCTTGGTTTCCTCGGAGCCATCGTCGGGACGTTGTTGACGAAATCGAACGAAGTTGCCGGGAACTTCGAACGAATCATAGTTAAGGCCAATACCGGTATCGATGCAGCTACAGAAGTCGCCGCGTCAAAAGAATAA
- a CDS encoding DUF485 domain-containing protein, protein MHQVSEVQKNEATQSAPAIVESATFQQLMRQKNGFILPAISFCLIFYFTLPVLTSYFTILNEPVFGDITGAWLFAFAQFIMTWTFCMMYSKKARAFDRLVEQIKEESK, encoded by the coding sequence ATGCATCAAGTATCCGAAGTCCAGAAAAATGAAGCGACTCAATCTGCTCCAGCCATCGTCGAGAGCGCTACTTTTCAACAATTGATGCGACAAAAGAACGGATTCATTCTTCCTGCTATCAGTTTTTGCCTTATTTTCTATTTTACGCTTCCTGTTTTGACAAGCTACTTCACGATTTTGAACGAGCCCGTGTTCGGAGATATTACGGGTGCTTGGCTATTTGCTTTTGCTCAATTTATCATGACATGGACGTTTTGCATGATGTATAGCAAAAAAGCACGTGCCTTTGATCGACTCGTCGAACAAATCAAGGAGGAGTCGAAATGA
- a CDS encoding TVP38/TMEM64 family protein, whose translation MLHTLRDWIEQMIFFLQDLPGGAATGLIAPFLESLFPFLPLVLIISANAATYGFGMGVLVSWVGSMLGSLVVFACIRYLFRRPVTRWLEKHHAAQQWIERVRHMSPISLGFFFSLPFMPAFIITSISAMIQLSLRTYLIAAGAGRLIVVIIFSLIGKEWSTFLERPMRLVLLFLILLAIWGVSRGTEEWLKRRALSKRADHLRDIEDKIERPSEK comes from the coding sequence ATGCTCCACACACTTCGTGACTGGATCGAGCAGATGATCTTTTTTCTCCAAGACTTACCTGGAGGAGCTGCCACCGGTTTAATTGCCCCGTTTCTTGAGTCTCTATTTCCTTTCCTGCCACTCGTCCTGATCATTTCCGCCAATGCGGCAACCTATGGTTTTGGTATGGGTGTTCTCGTATCATGGGTCGGGAGCATGCTTGGATCACTCGTCGTCTTCGCTTGTATTCGCTATCTATTCCGGCGTCCGGTCACGCGTTGGCTTGAAAAACACCATGCCGCCCAACAATGGATCGAACGTGTTCGTCACATGAGTCCGATTTCACTGGGATTCTTTTTCTCGCTTCCGTTCATGCCCGCATTCATCATCACGTCCATCTCCGCCATGATTCAACTATCGCTGCGGACGTACTTGATTGCTGCCGGTGCCGGTCGTTTGATTGTCGTGATTATCTTCTCGCTGATTGGAAAGGAATGGTCGACGTTTCTTGAGCGTCCAATGCGTCTTGTTCTTCTATTTTTGATTTTACTCGCCATCTGGGGAGTCAGTCGTGGAACAGAAGAGTGGTTGAAGCGTCGCGCTCTGTCAAAACGTGCGGATCATCTACGGGACATCGAAGATAAAATCGAACGTCCATCTGAAAAATGA
- the trhO gene encoding oxygen-dependent tRNA uridine(34) hydroxylase TrhO — MKPYRVLLFYKYVPIENAEQLTKEHLAYCKELGIKGRILIAPEGINGTLSGTVEQTEQYMKDLTADPRFADIEFKIDEVEEHAFKKTFVRYKKELVTWRFEDEFNVPEENAAYLEPAEWKEMMKQEDVVILDVRNNYEYDLGHFKNAVKVDVDASREFPEWLDENEHLFEGKKVLTYCTGGVRCEKFTAYFRKRQQSDDIFHLKGGVVMYGKDEQTQGEDWEGELYVFDERVQVPVNAVNPSVVSECYYCGKPETRYVNCANPECNRQHFCCEECEPKVMRSCSDECREHPRNRYEKEQQEELV; from the coding sequence ATGAAACCTTATCGCGTACTATTATTTTACAAGTATGTTCCGATCGAAAATGCGGAACAATTGACGAAAGAGCATCTTGCTTACTGTAAAGAGCTCGGTATTAAAGGTCGGATTTTGATCGCACCAGAAGGAATCAACGGCACACTTTCTGGAACGGTCGAACAGACAGAACAATACATGAAGGATTTGACGGCGGATCCACGATTCGCTGACATCGAATTTAAAATCGATGAAGTCGAAGAACATGCCTTCAAAAAAACGTTCGTCCGGTACAAAAAAGAACTCGTCACATGGCGTTTTGAGGACGAATTCAACGTACCAGAAGAAAACGCTGCGTACCTTGAACCAGCAGAGTGGAAAGAAATGATGAAACAAGAGGATGTCGTCATTCTCGATGTACGGAACAACTATGAATATGATCTTGGACACTTCAAAAATGCCGTAAAAGTTGATGTCGATGCTTCACGGGAATTCCCGGAGTGGCTCGACGAGAACGAGCATTTATTTGAAGGGAAAAAGGTTCTCACATACTGTACGGGTGGTGTTCGTTGTGAGAAATTCACGGCGTACTTCCGTAAACGGCAACAAAGTGACGATATCTTCCATCTAAAAGGCGGAGTCGTCATGTACGGAAAAGATGAACAGACACAAGGAGAAGACTGGGAAGGCGAACTGTACGTCTTTGATGAGCGTGTACAAGTTCCTGTCAATGCCGTCAATCCATCTGTCGTCTCAGAATGTTATTATTGTGGAAAACCGGAGACGCGCTACGTTAATTGTGCGAACCCGGAATGTAATCGACAGCACTTCTGCTGTGAAGAATGCGAACCGAAAGTCATGCGTTCGTGTTCCGATGAATGCCGGGAGCATCCGCGCAACCGTTATGAAAAAGAGCAACAAGAAGAATTAGTATAA
- a CDS encoding alpha/beta hydrolase: MILPTSQANRTIRIHRPPHFDPDEALPVIYMHDGQNVFSGETASFGKGWEIHLALQQTQIPAMIVAIDSPEDGMDRYDDYAPWSDEALLMRTAYPSHRTSIGGNGKVYMDWIIRELKPYIDANYATRPDDTTMIGSSMGGVISLYGLFAYPEVITRVAALSTAGWANFSSLLEFIERSPSLSTDHRCYMDVGTKEVSGPMTETDYLHTNDVLARAVAQKLTQSCYTIIPEAIHHETAWANRLPDILRYLFPSS, from the coding sequence ATGATATTACCAACATCTCAAGCTAATCGGACGATTCGGATTCATCGTCCACCACATTTTGATCCGGATGAAGCCTTACCGGTGATCTATATGCACGATGGACAAAATGTCTTCAGTGGGGAGACCGCTTCGTTCGGAAAAGGCTGGGAAATTCATCTAGCTCTTCAGCAGACACAGATTCCGGCAATGATCGTTGCGATCGATAGCCCGGAAGACGGCATGGATCGGTACGATGATTATGCCCCTTGGAGTGACGAAGCCTTATTGATGCGAACGGCTTATCCATCGCATCGTACGTCGATCGGCGGAAACGGAAAAGTCTATATGGATTGGATCATCCGTGAGCTAAAGCCATATATTGACGCCAATTATGCGACACGCCCTGACGACACGACAATGATTGGGAGCTCGATGGGTGGCGTCATCTCACTCTATGGACTCTTTGCGTATCCAGAAGTCATCACGCGCGTCGCTGCCTTGTCGACTGCCGGATGGGCAAACTTCTCCTCACTCCTCGAATTCATTGAGCGAAGCCCGTCTCTTTCTACTGATCATCGTTGTTACATGGATGTCGGTACGAAAGAAGTGAGTGGTCCGATGACTGAGACGGACTATCTACACACGAATGATGTCTTAGCGCGAGCAGTCGCACAAAAACTCACTCAAAGCTGCTATACGATCATTCCGGAAGCGATTCATCATGAAACGGCATGGGCCAATCGTTTACCCGATATTTTGCGTTACTTATTTCCATCCTCCTGA